ACTcttataaaaaaaacaggtcaagcatggtggtgcacacctctaatctcaGCTACCGGGAAGGCtgcagatcacaagttcaaggccagcctgggcaatttagcaagaccctgtctaaaaaatttaaaagggtggggaatgtaggtcagtggtacagcacccctgagttcagtctccagtacaacaaaacaaagcaataacaacaaaataaataataaataaataagacaaaaaataatgaatgttggGGGTAATGTAGGAAAGGGAACGactgtacactgttggtggaaatgttgGAGAAGCAAGTGTGAAAAACAGTATGAAAGTTTCTCCAAAAGatcaaaaatagaattaccatataacctagcaattctacttctCCATATATATCCAGAACAAAATCAGCAGACAACTTATCTGCACTCCCAGGTTGACTGGCACATTATTTGTATCAGCCAAAATACAGGAGCAACCTGACCATCAACAGAGCCTGGAACAGAAAATTACTACACTGTATTATTCAGCCTTCATAcaggaaattttgtcatttgggACAACGTGGATCAAGGTGAGGGCACTATTGTTAAGTGACAtaagcttaaaaagaaaaaaaatacattgattgcatgatctcacttatgcATGGACtctaaaaatttgaatttatagaagcagagagtaaCAAATGGTGATTACCAGAAGCAGAAATGGAAGTTGCGAAAAGAAGGGATCTTGACCAAGAGGTACAAGGTTACAGTCATGTAAAATGAATAAGTTTTAGAGAGCTAATAGATAGCACAATGACTGAGATTAATAATGAGGcattatatacttgaaatttgcgGACAGaatagatcttaaatgttctcaccacaaaaaagtaATTATATAAGGTGACAGGTATGTCATGGCTTGACTGTACTCATTTCACAATGTGTATGAAAACAATAAATTGTGTACCATaattataaacaatttttatttaaaaaaaattcttgccttGGATGCATTCCCTCATATGAAGCTGGCTGTTATATAATGCCCAGGAcattttacctctaagtattAGACAAAGAGAATAAAGTTGAGGCAttaattcacattaaaatataagCAGTTCACTGGATCTACTTGCCTCACATACCTgtatatgcattttaataataaattgcaCCATAACACTCTAAAATTGAactcagaagatttttttttaggttcatTTATTATCCAGTGGAGAGAGACAGGGGGAGAGGCAAGCACTTTCTTGGTGGTCTCTAAAATCTCTCTGTTAACAGAAGAATGATAAGACCAAGAAGGAACTCAGTACCTGCATATGTGAACACAAACCCACATGTTAATAACTTTTATtccataaataatatatctgtttTCAGTATATGACCCAAGATATGAATAAGAGGCCTTGCAGGATGCACAAAAATTTGTACATAACCCAATCCTCTGGATAATCTCCATGATTGGATACCTTTTGCATTATCTGAGAACTGGGCATAAGCAGAAGGAAACAAGCCATGAATTGTCATCAGAAGCTTCTAAAGGGCCCCTAGGTAGCAATCCTGAGAGTATACATCCCTGCAGGTGCACATTTAGAAATATTCACCTTCCTTCTGTGGCAGAAGTCAGTCCGTTCCCAGTGTTCCAGAATAAAATGGAACAATAAGACTCCTTTCACACAGAGTGTAGGCACCTGTCCAGAACTTTCCATTCTGTGGGAGAGTGCAGTGGGCAGAGGGAGGtaataaaagtagaaagaagTTAGCTCTGCATAGCACTAAAAACTTGAGGGGCCCATGAGggaaaggagaacagagaagtcctgaattttctttttacctcCTTAGTCAAATAGACCCGTAATTTCATGGGGAAATTCCATGGTCATGCTTACCCAGGGCTATTTCTTTTCTGTAATGGATTGTATCAGGCCATAGTGATATTCAGTGACTCACTCCAATCTTTGTGCCCTCCCAAGAAGAAAGGGAGATGGTCCAGGCTGTGGAAAATATCCTATGAAGGTTTGCTGAAGATAGTGGCTGGCTCTCTCTTAGTGGTTTATGTCAACAACTGCATCGAAGGAGGAATAATATTGATGGACAGGGAGCTGCCACCAAGGTTTCTGTACTCCAAAGAGTGGCAGCACCTCACCATGTTCACCCTCCTCATACTCATGGGCTGTGTAGATGTCATGAGCAAGAACATGCTCCCTCAGAGGTGTGTGGTCCTAGAAAAAGGtgccctggccctgtccttctATGAGCTCCTGCTACTGATGGTGTCACATGCTAAGGGGTCATCAGGGATAGAGCTGCAAGTTCATTCTCTGCTCATCTTGGTGGTATTCCTGCTATTGCTGGTGTTAACTGCAGAACTCTGGGCTCCTGAGATGTTTCAACTCTGGATGATGGAGACTTTGCTGATTCTGGTCCTGGGCTCCTGGCTGATACAGGCAGGCTTTATTCTGTACAGACCAGTCTCTGGCTACCCATGGGACGATGATGACATGAATGATCTCATGTTTGTCACCACCTTCTTCTGCTGGCATGTGATGTTTGATGCCTTGTGCCTGTTTGGGATCTATGGCTTCTCTTACTTTTGGCATCGTTGTTGCTACCCCAGCTTGAAGACGATGGGGTCTAAAGAAGCTCCCTATCACAAGAGCACTCCAGAGCCCCTCTACAGGCTGTTGCAGGAAATAGAGCAGCCAGAGAAGGAAGACCAGGCTCCTCTGCTTGCAAAGAGCTCACCTGGAGATAAGGCCtagagtgcctggcacatactTCACCCCATCTGCCCTGCAATGGATCCTCTCAGCCACATGTATGGCACATTTGTTGCTCCCCAATGAAGGTAATGGCCCCAAAGACCAACGGTTGATCCCAACAATTGCCCTGTCTGTCATTGAGCCTCTAGTTCTAGGACATAGGAAGAGAATGGCATGGAGAAGTAACAGATGGGGCACTATGagtgaggggaagaggaagaggaataagAGAACCAAGAGCAGGGAAGCACGTAAGAAATAACCATGGTAGGAAGAGAACAACGGGAGGCCTCTGAAAAGAGCAGAGCAGAGTGCAGCAGGAATGCCATCACTAGCTGCTTCTCAAGGTTCTAACTAAGGAACAAAGAGCAAATTGGAACTGCAATGATGGGTATTTCAGTCGATCAACTAATTGATTCAAATGCAATGTCATAAGCAGATTCAGCTCAACTCACACCACCTGGATGAAGTTATCAgaatcatatatgtgtgtatatatgttctAATTTGGGTGGATTAGCATGGTTTCAAATTTATACATCAAGTCAGAATTAATACTTTCATATTTGTCTCAAAGTTGCTGTCAAGTTGTCTCAAAGCAAACATTCACTGAATGCCACTTTCTCATTCCTGTCCTCTCATCCAGTCAAAGCAAAGTGCTCAGCTACTTAATTGCCTACCATCAGCCCCACCAGAGTAGACCTAGATCATTTACTATATCCTGGACTCAAGCCTGCCAGATAGTACTCTGGACAAAACCCACTGCCAGTCACATTTTCCCTATGCATTGTAATTTCATGCCACCGTTAAGTCCCCTCATAGAGCCACCAACAAGAGGTCTACCACCCTGAAAATTCTCACATATTCCTTGAATCTGAATTCATCAGCAATTTCTCCAAATCTGTTGTCATTTTACCCAGGCTGCAAATATCCTTTTTGTCCTGTGTGTCCTATTGTTTCTCTTGGGAAGGTCTTGCCTCACTACCTGAGAGTTAGGCTCTCTAAGAGCAAGGCATTTATCTCTAGTTTCCGCTGCAGATTCCAGAATATCAGTTGCCTCTACAAAACGGATTATTAATAAAGTCTTATTTACTTCCAATTAGGTTTCCCTTTCTGTCTCAGGAGGTATCAGCAGTCTAAAGCATGAACCGTAGAGTTAGCATGCCCAGTCTCTTTCAGGTCCATGTGTACAATAAACTTCACCAACCTGACTAGAGTTGTTATTCTGTACATCACTGCTTACCATAACTTCATGAGGTATGCTATGTTGActttccattttacatatgaaaatcCAAAGACTCTAAAGGGAATTCGACCAAAGACTCATGGCTGGTCAGAGACAGAACAAAGACATAAGTTTGTAGGTCTGAGAGTCAAAACTCTGCTTTGTTCCCTGGGCTCCAAAGACTTCTCTGCAAAGAATGGGAATGTgactgatttagaaaaaaatgggtaGAAAGCAGGGGATGGATACCTGATATGCATGAAGAACAGTGCAACTGTTTCCAGTCCTTCTAAAGAGGGTGTGCTTCACACCTTGATCTGTGCCCCAGGGTGGGATGATGGTTCTCCACACTCCTGACTGCAGCTTACACTGTGAGTGCAAGTCAGAGTGAAACCTGGGACAAAATGCTTCtaatctttctctcttctcccatgaCATGTAGATCCTATGCTCTCCCCCATCATTTTTCATCTGTGATCCCATATTTTTATCGCCATCTTGAATACTGTCATGGGAGTGATGAAGAAACTCAgaattcacttctttttttttttttttttttttttaaagagagagtgagagaggagagagagagagagaatttttaatatttattttttagttctcggcggacacaacatctttgttggtatgtggtgctgaggatcgaacccgggccgcacgcatgccaggcgagcgcgctaccgcttgagccacatccccagccccagaattcaCTTCTTGGTTGCTTTAACAAGTAATTTGTACTCTACTTCTAAACTGCTAAATAAGCCTCTGATATTTAGTGAAATTCTTCCAACACAGTATCTCATAATTTTTTCCACAAAACATACTTGCATTTtcatatagatgtatatataatatgcccATTAAAAATTTCCAATATAATCTTTACAGAATTCAGCAAACCTATtctaaaatatatctgaaaaagaaatataaaaaaagagaccTAGACTTCTTTTCTCCCAGAAGGTATTGCACTTCTAGCTTTCACAGTACATTATGAAATTAATTCAAGAATTAAACAGCATGATATAGGATCAAGCAACTACCATTCACCCCAAACCAACATAGTGTAATATAATAGAAACTccagaaagagaaatatagaaTATGAGAATGAAGCATGTGTTAAAGACAAACTCTTCAATTAATCTGAGAAATAATAGGCTccccacagagaaaaaaaataaaaacttacacaATAAAAAGTGAGCaatgcacaaaataaataataaatggttaAAAGGTTAAAGTGAGCAATATGACTCTACAATGttttgaaaatgataaatatattttataatgaagaaCATGAAAAGCTTTCTTGAGcaaaaaatgttctgaaaagattactcatttcatttatgtttttttaataactaaaagTCATAACTAAAAGGATAAAAGAGACGCcgtgaaagaaatattttccacataCATAACAGGCAAAAAAATCGATATCCAGGTATATAGAGGTGTTCAAATATTAACAGGCCAGCAGAAATAAGTCTAACATAAGGACAAAGGATATTAATAGGTCTTAGAATTCAAGATCTTAAAGTCAAAAATCTCAGCCCATTTTGAAGAAAAACGGATTTCCATAAAATAAGATCTCCCATCAGATTATCCAAATTgtcaaaagcatttaaaaataatatctactgTGGGACAAGATGTAGAGAAAATGGAATTGTAAATTATAGACAGTGATATAAATTGGTCTACATTGTTTTACAGTCACTTTAGAATGCAAACAATCCCACTTCTTGACCTACAGTGGACATCTGTCTAAGGGCCTAAAAACGTCTTGAAAAACATCCTCCCAACATTTTGATCAGGTCCATATTGTCAGGTCCACCTtcctggaagatttttatttttaagccctAGCTTCCTTTTACAGGTAGCTCAAGTACCAGCACATGACCAATTAAACAGGCTAGAAGtctacacatatacacaaagggGTGTGCACCAGAATGGTCACTGAGCACTGTTTGCATGGGGAGTTCAAATGACAAATGTTCACCAATCAGGCagtgtttaaataaattaaagagtattgTGCAGGGTTAAAACAAACAAGGGAGGTCAGTGTGCCTGATGTAAGGATCTCCATGATGAAGGGAAAATAGCTAAATGCAAAAATTATGGGGCATATGATACAGTAAGGTATATTCCTGTTCAGTGTTTTCAAAAGGTTTGAAATTGTCTTATACCTGTCAACAATGTCTAGGATCATAGGGCAATCAGGAGAGGTAATCTGTCTGGCTCACCATATCCTACAGAACTTCCACCTCCATTTGAATGAAGATCTACTTGGATGTGGACCTATTACTAAATTGACCCTCTAATTAACCAAGTCTGAGTGAGGATGAAAAGGggcaaaattaattctttttaagaTGGAAACTGGGACAACAGGTAAAAGCCAAACCTGTTCCAGATAAATGAGGATTTATGGGTACCCTTATCTATAACTGAAAAAGAGATGTGCTGTGTATCCTCTGTCCCTCCTAAGCCTCCCCAACaggctcgctctctctctctctctctcccaggaaGCTGACCTCGTCTCTCTAGCACATCAGTGAGCTACCTGATCCTCTGATTCCTGGCAGGGTGTGGCCAATGATGAACCCCAGTAAGGGCCCAGAGGTGAGGGGAAGAGCGAGGTCAGGGTTTTACTCTGAGCTCCTGGGACGGGGCTTCCCAGGCTGTCCATATACTGTTCTGCCACCATGACACCTGTATTGGTGTCCCAAGGCACCATTTCCTATTAACCTAGGGGccaaaataatagaaatgcaGAGCTCCACAGTGCTGGAtgccagaagtctgaaatgaagGCTCTGAGGGAGAGTCTGCTCCATGTCtctctcctagcttctggtggGTGCTAGATATCTTTGGTATTCCTTGTCTTGTAGATCTGCCTCTATCTTCACATTATCTTCTCTTCTGTGCGTCTTTGGGTCTTAAATTTCCATCAGCCTTTTTCTTAGGAGGACACCTGTCATTAGATTTAGGGCTTACCCTAAATACAGGATAATCTCATTTTGAGATGCTTAATTATAACTGCAAAGTTCCTTTTTCTCAATAAGGTTGAATGCACAGAATCTGGGGTAAGGACTTAGACCTGTTTTGGGAGTTGGGGCACCACTCAACCCACTACATAATCCTTACACATAACAGGAAATTCTTCCATCCCATGTCCCACAACCCTTGGAGCCTGGAGGTAGTAAGGGCACAAGTGTTACCCAACCTATGCCGGTGATATCTCTATACCTTGCCCCTATCTACATAAGAGGTATCTTTGTATCAGCTGGAGTTTCCACGTATTTCCCACTGGACCCCTACCTGAAAGAGCACCGGAGGCACTGCACAGCTGGCAAGGTCCTTAAACAGATTCACTACCAGAGATCAAAacaatggcaagaaaaaaaaatagtttcacaaCTGAGtttcacaaaaatgaaaacacaatgaaGAAGACTAATAATTAAACATGGCTAATAAACTAAAAGGACCTTCCACATTCAATCCAGACAACCATGGGattaattaatccattaataAAACCCTAAAGAGCTGTTTTCCAGGTGCTATGCAAGGATTGACAGTACCATAATAAGAAAGATACAAAGATGTACAATTATGTTGCAATTTATGATAATGAACACAAAGAAGAAGGGAATGCTGTGGCAAGCAGAACTCCAAGATGAGCCGGAAGATTTTGCCCCAGCACACAGGCCCTGTATGATCCTCTCTCCTTGAGTGCAGGTGGAGCCACAGAATGTAATGGAATATCACTCCTATGAGTAGTCCCTGATTAGTTGACTTAGAATTGATCCATAGGGAGTTTCCCTGAGTGGGTCTGACTTAGTCTGGTGAACCCTTTAAAAGAAGGTGCATTGTCAAGGATTTGCTCCCACTGGCAGGAGGAAAATAACCTGTCGTATTTGGGAATCCATGGCAGGGAACTGACAGCCCCTTCAAGTTGCTTTAGAGAGAAGCTCCCGGCTAACCACCAGTAAGAAAACAAGAGCCTCAGACTTAGAActgaaaagaactcaaattttcCACCAGCC
The sequence above is drawn from the Urocitellus parryii isolate mUroPar1 chromosome 9, mUroPar1.hap1, whole genome shotgun sequence genome and encodes:
- the LOC113185662 gene encoding transmembrane epididymal protein 1-like, whose product is MGKFHGHAYPGLFLFCNGLYQAIVIFSDSLQSLCPPKKKGRWSRLWKISYEGLLKIVAGSLLVVYVNNCIEGGIILMDRELPPRFLYSKEWQHLTMFTLLILMGCVDVMSKNMLPQRCVVLEKGALALSFYELLLLMVSHAKGSSGIELQVHSLLILVVFLLLLVLTAELWAPEMFQLWMMETLLILVLGSWLIQAGFILYRPVSGYPWDDDDMNDLMFVTTFFCWHVMFDALCLFGIYGFSYFWHRCCYPSLKTMGSKEAPYHKSTPEPLYRLLQEIEQPEKEDQAPLLAKSSPGDKA